The DNA region CTGTCAGGAATTTCACCATCATAGCGTCACATGATTCAGATTCCTTCCTAGAGCACAGTTCCCTGTAAAGTCTTATGTTTCCTTAGTAGTGATACACACAGGAGCATTTCTATGTTTGGAGTCCTGGCTTATTCCCGTGCACGCTTCCGTTGTATCATTGCTGACAGCTGTCAACCTTCTTATTATCTTAcccgctcactcactcactcacttactcactcactcactcactcactcctatCCCACCTTCCTGTTTTACCGTCATTCTTCCCCCTCTAATATTGTATGTCGAGGCTTCCTGTGTTGCTCATGAACTTCTTACTTCAGAAAGGTCCTCTCTTAAAGAGTGCTTAGACACTACAGCCTCGTACAACAGGATTCTTTCCTTTTCTAGATACAGTAAAccgtagtgtgtgtgtatatactttATACATTAGGATAGTATTTCACTGACTGCTTTTTGGACTAAACAAGGACCTTTTTTACCAGCTTCTGCAATGCTTCCACAGGTAACCTGAGCATTGGGATTCTATCACTTGTATAGGACATAATGGTCAGGTGCATCTTTTAACTTAACAACATTACagaatttaacatttttattatttgctaGTTTAGTATTTGCACACTCGGACTGCTGTGTCTTTTGAGTCAGTTGGCTCAATTGGTGAAAACTTGTGGGTTTCTGTATGAATTGCCAAGAGAAATAACACTACATGCAGCATAATGTCCGTTTCTTGACTCTGTCTACTGTTGTGCTTTTCAGGAGCGACAGCGCCTAGAAACGATCTTATCTCTGTGCTCAGAGCTGGGCAAGGCTGAGCGGGATGGAGGTGCCATGACTACTAGTCCCGCCTCAGCCGTGGCAGACTTGCAGAAGATCAACCAAGAACTTGAGAAGCTCCAAGTgaatgacgatgatgatgacttGACCTCTGTCTTTTCGGACTCGTTGACCATTGAAACAACAGGGAATGGACACATAACCTCCCCTGGGTCCGAGAACGGGTACTATGACGATGACCTACAGGTACAACAGAGGTACAGAAGTGGACATAAAGACAGCAGGGCAGAATCACCTGCCATTAGTCTGGGAGGCTTTGCACCTTCACCTTCTGCTCGTGCACAGAGGACTAAAGAGGTACGAGAGATAAATAGCTATTTCAAGTGTTCATTAACATTTTATCCATGTGATTTTTGTGAATACAATGATATAGAATGGTATGATTTATAATAATGCTGATGTTTTAAGTAATACCTTTCTTTACCAGGCTCTAGATGATGCATCTTGTCAGCAAGGACAGAATGTAAGGCCTTCTGAGGAAGAAGTAAGATGTgttgaggaggagaggatccaGGTGCTGAACAACATGGAGGAGCTAGAGCGGAAAATCAAAGACCTGGACAATCAAATAGAAGAATCTGCCCAAGAGGTAGAGCGATTGAAAGAGCAGGAGGATAAATAACCGCGTTATAAAGTGTTACTGTTAATAGACGTTAACAGGTGTAAATCAAACAACCGTTATTTTGCATTTACCCAAGGTGGAGGTTGAGCGAGCTCTGGTGGAGGCTGAGCAGGAGTCAGAGGTGGCTGCTCTCCAGCAGGAAAAGGATGCTCTGGAAGCTCTTCACAGCAAAATTGCTGACCTGGAGACAAAGTCCcaacaagaaaaggaaaaggtatTTGACAAGCAAAGTGTACAGGGGAACAGTACGCGACTGGTTGATATTTCAATGACTGACACTTTACACTTGAATGCGTTAATCCAAAGAGTAAGGTCTGATGGTCTTTCTGCTAATTGTTTGTGAGATTAATGTAAAGATTCATAAATATTTTCGGGCAAATGAAAGAAACTTGATTCTGAAGCCGCCTTCTGGTTAAAACATGTGACCAGGACTGTGCAGTTTGCTTTCTGAGATGTAGATGTGCTTGTGGTGTGAACTACATACACCTGGAGGCTGTAGTGTGCAGAGGGGTCATGTGACCACCGGTTAGGCGTTAATCCTTCTCATGCTGTCTGTGGTCCAAATATAAATCTGCTAATACTCTCCAGGATGTAGCGGTCACGTCATCACATCCttacacacactgctgcacaacAACACTACCAGTAAGCGGCCAGTAAACAGGACATCTGGCACCTATGGCAAAGAGACTGATTGGCTACACTCCATGATCAAAACCTGTGTCTCCAAACTCTGAGTAGGAAAAGTCCAGAGATGCTTTGGGCACCTTTTGTATGATGTGGCACTTGTGGAGGATCATTTAATGGTAACCTTCTGCTGATCCATTCTATACATCATCTTCTCATCAGTCATTACCATTCAAACATATTAGGAGATATAGGCCATGATGCTATTCATTCCACCCTCCTGCATTAATATTTACTCAATCGCTCCCTACTTCACCATCCCTTTTGCAgattttaccccccccccccccgcctctaGGCTGATCTTGCTGACCTGGTTGTCATAGTAACTAACTGTGTTTCCCCACTCCAACTAACGCTGCCATCCTCTCTGtcctgtgcgcgtgtgtgtgcgcgcgtgtgtgcacgtgtgtgcgcgtgtgcgtgcggtgTATTTATATGTACACATGAACAAACGTGTACacgcctgtgcgtgtgtgtgtgtgtctgcgtgcatgcgtgccAGGCGAGTGAGTTGCTGCAGGCAGAGAGGGACAGAGTAGAGAGGTTGGCTCAGATTGTGTGTGAGCAGCGCTCCCAGCTGGACAGCTGCCCTGAGGCCACCAAGGAGCCCCTGCAGGAGCAGCTAGCCAGggtcagtacacacacacgaacagcCTCATCCCTACAACACACATAACATACATTTGAAGACAATACCCAACCAACATTTGAACTGAAGCAGATATAACCGCAGTATACAATATGTGCACATATTGGTTCTCAGACAGTATGCACAGGTGTTGACATGACTTCAAAGATATGGGCTGCTCTCCTGCTTGAACCTGCATGTAAGAATGCATGCATCTTTGTTACGTGAGCTAACGTCTCTTCTTCCACTCATCCTGCTTGATTTGCAtagtttttctcctctctgaatTTTCGGGTTTATTTGTGTACACATCACTTTGTTCTATTGTAAAGCTATAAAAGAAAGGTAATAGCTTTAAGAAACTGTTGAGCTTTTGGAGAAATGCACTGATGTATGGTCAAAAGCTTGTGGGTACtctgtttgtttacacatttgttgAAGAGACAGCACTTTCAAATGAGCTGTATTCATGGGTATGCTTACTGTGTGTTACATGTTGCACGTTAACCAAGACACCGATTATTCATTGATCTGCATGACAATTCATGAGTTAGTGGTCTGAGTGTCTGGCTTTGTATCTGTCAGGGTGGTTTGTGATGAGAAGGTGCTTTTTGAGTCATGATTCCTTGTGTATTTTTGTTCGTCTTAAAGTGGTTCAAATGGTGTGTATGACTCCAGATCATCAGCCTAAACGCCCCTTTCAAGTTTTTGTGTTGGGCACAATGTCTTTCTTATGTCTCTgcactgtgtgtatatatttgtcTTGCCAATTGTCATGTGCGTTATTTTTGTGTCTGCCTGTCAGGATTGTGAGACGCTtgagacagagacaaagcgTTTTGAGGACCTGGagtttcagcagctggaaaaggagAGCAGGCTGGATGAGGAGAAAGAGACTTATACACAGCAGCTTCTCCGGGATATCGCTGATTATCAGCGAAGCATGGTCACACGAAAGGTAAAAGAACTAAGTGTGGATAAAAAAAGTATACATTACaggtttttatttatgaaaaaacTGCAGTAATATGTTGTGAAACTAATCCACTTTAATTGGCGTACCTTGAAAATAAtgtttaaattatatatatatagctgtGCGCCGCCTAATAGGTGGTGACATTCTGTGTTACACATGTCATCTGTCATATTCTTCATAGATGAGCAAGGTATCGGTTCTGAACTTGTTGTCCTTTTCCTTCAGGAGCGAGTCCTAACTCTGAAGAAGCAGGCAGCACAGATTACCCAGCAGGCACAGCGAGAGAAGGAGAGCTTTTTGAAAGAGAGGACCAACCTTGAGTTGATGCTGCAAAGGGTATGAGAATAACCACATTTCCAATTTTTAGGGCTTCTCTCTAAATAAATAAGATgttaattttattatgttccCATTTAaaatttttcttctttttcttataTTTGTAGGAGAAAGAAAACCTCGCCTCACTGGAAAAGAAGTACGCTGACCTCACCGGTGGCCGGGCTTTCACTCTAAGAGAGGTAGGATGGACTGATAACAGGAGGCCGCATGAGAGCTGTCGTCCTCTTTGGACACTTTCAGAGTCCACTGAAGcctcatcatttcatcattctTCTTGGTTGGggtctccctctctgctggcCAGGGCACAGCCTCTCTGGCTGATGTGTGTCAGTCTTTAAGTGATCATTGCCATGACACCACTTCTGCCGCCTTCAGTCCTTCAGTCAACCTGTGTACCCTCTCGTACTTGATTTCCTCTATTTTCCTCAAGAACGTTGAGGTAatttttgttttgcacagtGATCTAGATTGTTTAATAACTGCATGCTCAATAATCCTTTACTTCTGATATAACCTTGTTTAATTGTGTGTTGACTTGTTCACTCATGTTAACCTTGAACTTAAATAACCATGTTTCTTATTGACAAGGACCTCTGTTTTTTGCCGCTAAATTCTGCATCATTCTTAAAACTAATGTTTGTTAAAGCATTTTAATATGGCTGACTCAGCACTTCAtgcttctccctcaccccttaTCTCTCCTATTTCTCCACCTGATACTTTCCAGGGCTATGTCACAGTCAGTGAAATCAATGAGCTTTACTCACAGCTTGGGGGGGACCCTAAACTTCTCCCCACTCTGGCCAATGCCTCTCCCGAGTCCAAGGCCAATTCCTCCCCTGAAGATGACACCCCCAATCTACCAGtggatgaggtgtgtgtgtgtgtggtggtatAAAAGCCTTGAAGTTTATTATACGGTGAATTATGttctttccctcttttctcttttacaCTATTTCAGTTTCTTGactctgtttcttttttcttttttaagctCTGTTACTCCTCCTGTCCTGGCGTTTGCcacttttcttcttcctcctctccctcctccaatCTAAAGCCTCGTCCCCTCCCCAAAACGCCCTCTGTGCATTGGCCAGAGAACATGGTGTCATATCGATACCCCTCCCCCATACCTGactctcccccacctcccctccctGTCAAAAAACACCACCATCGACACAGGCAggtaatgtgtgtgtctgtgtatcacACCGCCAGCGATTTTGTGTCATGACCAGTTTATTGTCATGAAAAACCTGCTGCACCCTTACCTACCTGGTTTCTTATCATACCTGATAAACCTTTATGACCAATGACACATAATTGTACTGTGTTTACCAGCATTTCCGATTGTTGGAGGAAAGGAAGAGGTCTGACAGAGAATTTGGGTCCCATGTCAGTGACACATTACCCAGGAAGAAAACCGCTCCTATTATGACACCCCAGTTCACATGTGCAACACTTGGACGCAGCTTCCCCACCAAGGTACACACAAATGTGGATCTATTTGTACACATGGCCATTTTTTAAACATCGACAACTACAGAATTTACTCTCTTTAAAACAATTCCTTTTATACTTTAAAAAATGGGAACCAGAGGTTTTTGATTAACTTAAAATGTTGCCTCCTCTTATTGCTCAACAGGCCCACCAGCCCCTGGTACAGAGCACAAGTTGTGGCAGCATTCTGCCAAGAATGTTCTCCTTATCCAACAAGGAAACAGATTCTCGCCGTCCACATAAAGGTACATGtacaaatgcaaatgaatgtgTGCTTTACTTCACACGACTCCATGAttcagatgttttgtttttttacatacaGTCTCACAGTCACATGGAAATCCAACTTGTATGGTGACAGTATTCCTGAGaggtttgtgtgggtgtgctcctcttttgtttatctgtcagaGGAGATAGGAATGTAAGTGAAGGAAGGCTGCTCCATGAAGTGGTGTCAAGCGTAGTGTATACGAAGGACAAAGTCTGGTCAATTATGAAACAGTCATCAATTCTCATCACCTACCAGATTTTTActcttgttgcttgttgctctAGTGTTTGATGCAAATTGTGTTTTACAAattaaggtttaaaacctttttatagaaaacccaacaaattccaCTAGCACAAGCTTTTGAAAATGCAAACGAGTGGGATTTGTTCATAAAATGTATTCATGTTCTGCAATAGTTTTTGGATGCTGTGTCATTTTACTGATACAATCTGAGCCCTGGgtctttttttgtccttttggACCCTTGATCAGCTCATCAGAGGGTTGGTTCTGCTGCACTGGGCAGATGGTATGTGTTCCTTCCTGTATTCGGAGGCTGGGTTAGTCTATCTTCAAAGTATCTTTGCTTGTAATTTTGTCCTCATTCCTTCTAGGGCTTCATTCGTAGCTCCACTATTTGCACACACTTTGATTAGAGCAGTTGCACTATTAAGGTGTTGGCTGTGCTTGCACACTTTACAGTGGCGGGGCATTGTGATTCAGAATTCAAGCCATCTGGGCAAAGCGCTGTCCCAGAGGATGTGACACAGTCGGGTACTACAGTTGCTGCACATACAGACAAGTGACGTGTAAGTAATGTTCCTAAagttgtctttttgtgtttgcttgcaTGCCTTTCAGGTCAATCCACACCCCGAGCATCTTCCCAAACAAACATTTACCTCGATGCGTTTGGGTATCGTGACAACCAGGCCTTCGACACAATGAGTCTGGATAGTACCGACTCTATTGAAACCAGCATCTCAGCCTGCTCACCAGACAACATCTCCAGGTGTGTTTGATAGgcatatttatttgtgtattttcacACATGCATGTCTGTGGATATTATTAAAAGTAGTTTTTGATCTGCCGTATATGAATTACCACTATTGTATCATTGTGAAAATTAAAGTTGCAAGTTGGAAGAAAAACTAACAAtaagtaaagtaaataataGGAGGACAAAGAATGACTAGAATGCAGTTAATGAGAAAAGTGTGTGGAGAGATTTGCCGCCTTTCACGGTCCCTCCTTGGAGAATAGGATCTGTAGAAGTGTACGTTATGGTTTGAGGGGAGCTTCATTTAAAATTGCTGGAGTCAGGTTACAGAAGGCGGAAAGCGGGTTCTGTGCATGTTTACGGTGAAGCTCCTCGGGTTTCGATTAACTGAGCGAACCGGCACGAGTGTGGAGGAGCGTTTGGGGCTCCCGCTCCCCGTCTGGACTAAACCAAGTGTGCTTGCTCTCCTTTCTGCTTTTCATGTTGGACGCATCTGTCTTTTGTCGCCACCCCCTCCCTGCTCTGAATGGTTTGCTCTTTGTTCTGCACTGACTTTGCAGAGTTGCAAATCATTTGCAGATTGACCCTTCTGTATTTATAGTGTTCTTGGCGCGGGTTGTTTCTCAGTATGAATCTCAGTATGGCTCCGGGTGGATTGTGTTGTTCCAGTATAGGCTGGATTGGAATACGTGTGGTGGAACCTGGATCAGTTCTTGGCAAACAAGTAGTTTCATGGTAGAAGTGATGCTCTCGACCTTTTGGGAATACAAGTTCTCCTGCTTGAAGCGTTAGATTTAAACCGGACTGGGTCAGTATGAGTGTGACCTCATCTCATTTTCGGAGGTAAGACTATGGCAAGGGGATTAAAGCTCTTATAATGACACTCAAGATGCACTGGATTATTGTTCATGCAATATAAGTCGTTAGTCATTTCaagtaatttctttttttttttctaaataataATTACCAGCACAGCTGGTTAAACTAATAgcctttaataataaatgtcaGCTAATACTGGCAGGATGTAGAGTGTGATCTATTCATGGTGCTGACATAACATCAAAgtggaaacactgaaacaaattggattttttttcttgttccttCATCACTTCTGGTTCCtcccttttttacatttttttgttgcttttctctctctctctctctctctctctctcgtgcccgcccgctcactcactctctcactcttgTTTACACCGAGTCTAATGTATGCCATTCATCTTAACAATGTTATGACATCATCGCAGATCAACACTGGGTATCAATTTCCTGTTGGCTCTGGATAAGACacaatctgtgtctgtgtctgtgtttgagctTAAAACCGACCAAGGGGAAAATGCTGTTCAACAtgacaagacacacacacacacacacacacacacacacacacacacacacacacacacacacacacacacacacacacacacacatccctctGATGTTAGTTAGGAATTCTTGTCATGTGTAGACCATTGTAAATTTGAAAGACTTGGAGCAAACTATGCCTGTTGTCCAAACTTTCATAGCCTTTACATCTGGACATTTATTTCTAATAACCTTCCCCTTTTGATTAAACACCCGAGCTTGGATAAACATAGAGTAATCAAGGGACGGAGCCTTTAGGCGGGAAATTGAAATGGTATACTGTAGGACTCTGTGAGCTCAGCATTTACTTTTTCTTTGTTGCGGCTGTTTTAGaacttatttatattttttctaaCCTTTTTTCtcgtgtgtgttttggttttgtccAGTGCAAGCACGTCCAACGTGGCCAAGCTGGAGGAGATGGAACGTCTGCTGAGAGAGGCCCAGGCCGAGAAGAACCGCCTGCTTGAGTACAAGGTCATTACACAGTCCTCATCACAATCTCTTGTTCATGTTGGAGCATGAGATTCAGCAGGCTGACACCACTTGTGGCAGTGCTTTGTTTACCATATCTAGTTGTTGCTGTCTGACAAAATAATGTATTAGGAACAAGAGATGGAAATGCGAAAGCAGGCGCtcgatgaggagaggaggaggagggaggagctggagaagaagcTACAGGATGAGACGAGCAGACGGCAGAAACTCATCGACCGGGAGGTGAAACTGCGAGAGAAACAGAGGGCACAGGTAGGATAGAAAGAGAGGACACACGGGGGAGCTGTTTACTGTGTGTATGCAGCTCCCCCTCTTGCATGGTTTCAGTTACATGCTGACTGAATATAAGCTTCACCAATCAACCTTCGCTCTCTTCCCCGCGCCTGCAATTTCTGGAAGCAGACGAAAGAATCTAATAATAAATTTATCTATGAGTTGTGGAACACAAAGGAAATTCTAAATACTTCATTTTCTGAAACACTTCTTTTTAATAAGCCCAGtcactctgtcttttttttccccctagTCCCGGCCGCTGACACGGTACCTTCCAGTGAGGAAGGACGACTTCGACCTGCGGGCTCACATTGAGTCAGCAGGCCACAACACAGACACGTGCTTCCACTTGTCCATCTCTGAGAAAACGTGTCGAGGCTACTTGATCAAGATGGGAGGCAAAATCAAGACGTGGAAGAAACGCTGGTTTGTCTTTGACCGCAACAGACGCACTCTGTCTTACTATGCAGGTGAGACGGAAGACACCAATGCCTGTGATGATATATGGGATTGAttcatatatttatgtatttcctTCTTTATTGTCGTCTTTAGACAAGCATGAAGCCAAGCTGAAAGGAGTCATTTACTTCCAAGCAATTGAGGAAGTATATTATGATCATTTGAAGAACGCGCACAAGGTTTGCACacatgcttctttgtgtgtatgtgtgtacggGTCGGATACAACATCATCTTTACCTTCTGCTTCCGTCCCCCAGAGTCCAAACCCCTCGCTGACCTTCAGTGTAAAAACTCATGACCGCGTCTACTACATGGTCGCTCCGTCCCCTGAGGCCATGAGGATCTGGATGGACGTGATCGTCACAGGCGCAGAGGGATACACCCAGTTCATGGTGTAGCAAAGGGATGACGGCAGCACGCTACAACACACCTCTTCTGTGGTGttctatttttgtatttgttggaCTTTGAAATCGTCCATAATAACTTTCAGGAGAAATGAACTATGCTAGTGTTCAACACAGTGCCTTATGTTGGGTTCAGTTATGCCCTAAGAGATTAAAATGTGTCATGGACGAACACACAACATTTCTCCTTCACTTGTTTGTTAGATTGTTTGATGTATGATATAATCCTTATTAGACCAGTTCATACTTAACAACCGATACACGTGAATATAGTAGAATATGATGAGCTGTTCATTGTTGATTTAGGTTCATAAACTATTATCGTGGCTTACTCAGGAATCACATGAGCATGTTTGAAGATATAAACATTTGTGCTAAAGAAGTGCTTTTTGTGTCTGTCCTGAACTTCAGACGTAGCTCCAAGGTGCTATTTTTCCACGGTGAATGACTAATATAAGGTCACGCCTTTTATACATTTGTGGTGTAACTATATAGTCAACATGAGGATTAGCAGTCACTTGTTGAATGAATTAGTAATCATCAGAGAGTAATTCTATACTTAAAACGTTTTTTGGTGTCAGGTGATTTCTTTTTTAACAATAATAACTCTTTATATGCTATAAATTGTCatatttgtacattttgttGTAGTTATTGTTGTCTCATGATCCATTATCATCGTGTATCTATTCTTCTTTGTGCCTTTTATCATATTTGGCAGGATTTTGACATGTATGTTTCCTGTATTTCAAGGACTATATGTATTGATATGCAAAGTGCCAATGGAGAAATTTGGCATAAACATAACTTTGTAGGATGAAGTTGCCTTTTGAAGCTGGCTCTATGGTACATGTACACAGATCAGAGGTGTAGTATTGAAGCCTCACTGAGTGTGTGCTGCTTTGGTCCATTAGCTTTCATTACATTGCTTTTATTACCACTAGTTTGTGTTTTCACCTAAAGGAGCTTTACATTGTTTGCTTCCCAAGTATTTCCTGTTGTATTTATGACTGTACCAATGCATGTaactatttttttatatttctgcaaaaataaacaaaacatctaTTTTGTGCAACAGCCTTGTTTCAGTAACTTAAAGCCCTTTATAGAGGGCCACCTACAGTAAGCAGGGAGAAGCATCCAGCGCTACGGTCATGGTGGATGATGTCTGCTTTGTGTTATACCCGGTCAAAGACCTGACTGTGTTATACCTTCAGTGCTGTCATCCTTTTATCTCCATCCATTTCTTTGAAGTTGCATTCCACGCTTTTCTTCATCATCTTGTTCTGCCACTCCTGGACATATGCAGATGCATATGTCCAGGAGTGGCTTcgttgtttcttcttctttcctcttctgctttctctcttctctgtccCTCTCGTTCTTCTGTCATGAATCCTACACAGATCTTCTTATTTGCCATCGTGACGTTgcttcttccttctctctcttttcttcttctctttcaattcaaacacaaaacagcagcgATTATTAACTTGTTTGACTTTTGACAACTTACAGCTTTTCCCATTTACTCAAACACTGTCTGATATCACACAGGTGGGCTCGCGTGGGGTTTAAACAGGTGACACACTAAAAACAGAACTTGTTGCATCTTTAGATGTCATGAAGTCATGTTATTCAAGTATGTCCGTACACACTTGAATGACATGACTTCAACAGCATTGTATTATTTTAGTGTCTACGTCTTGTTTTATGTTCCTACTGTAACTAGACAGAAGAAATGAGTAACCTGGATGTGGTGTTTGAGCCGAGACGGTAAAACCTATGTTAGACACTAAATGACCCCGGTACGGCGCTGTTTCTCCCTCTGAAAGCAAACGTTGAATAAACTATCGGATTTGACACAGTTACTTTACGGTAGGGTTTacaacagtgttttattattggTCCGATATCAGTGCACATGATTATTATTGAAATTGACCCTGACTTTGTTATGTTTGTAAGTCTATATTTAACTACATTAAATGACCTTGgtgaatttattttaatgaacGCTGCAAAACTTCACctcaacattaacattaacccTGTCAgataaatgcaaaataaaacatccGCTAGTCCGTTTTGTTCATGTGCAACTGAGAAACTTTACTAATTAAAAATCAAACATCTTTCTTGCACCTTCATATTATCTGAAGCATAACTAATAACACTAAGTTTTTTGCAAGCAGGTGAGTAAATTCCCTGCTGTCTTAAcaaaattagtttttattaAACAGACATAAAACGAGTAAACCAGTCGCTTTGACGTAGCTCTGAAACTCTTACTGCTCTGTCTTTGTCCACTCAGTCCAGTAACGCAGCTACTGACAGAACTGGGCCTGGGCGCGTGATTGCGTTTCCATGGGAACATGAATTTAGGCCCAGTCGCCATTTTGAATCACAAAAAATGACCACCAATAATCAATTAACATGGAATAAATCACATTAAACCCCTTTCCAACTATAAAATCAAATACAAAGAGCATATTAAACAGTTGTAAGGAGCAAAGTTACATGTAGGCTAATACAAAAAGCAGCATATCTGTTCTAACCT from Betta splendens chromosome 4, fBetSpl5.4, whole genome shotgun sequence includes:
- the phldb2b gene encoding pleckstrin homology-like domain family B member 2 isoform X2 encodes the protein MPEVAGPASVLKSEMMFQAESDHMSPVEPKSPPLDLIDTGKGLKVQTATPHLVSLGSGRLSVAITLLPLKEGVTRIGREDAPIPQDITIQGPGIEAEHCLIINEGGVVTLDPCGHLCSLDGVQVTVPTPLTQGYSLCLGKSYFFRFNHPAEASRMKSMIPQKSPVSALAYNTDYLKFSSDYSHSVVGGTSSARGMRSASELRELMDTLQRKKIALENSLRANGNANPSYFSVTESPPTTPITSPTTSSSAYQEQARRFYGKPAPGRRSDPSTRTSVGRSQDSFGDGRRLNIQGSSPLLSTWNGGGSSTSVAGSDSFLLSLPPSSSRIPSTGGTTSMPSSPRLGRRSFGIQETSQSSRTRKYSAGSLSGVMAAAQSRSLPRLCPSPSPRDNNGGLTLSTLPPRKTDTAGSYKFSKDYNINNSQGTSPELNHISSSARQQTSRTVSQNTTEVESVVSISLSSPKNMTSVSSTITPPDVTIPARAEGSSSPRVAKKLSLTSTSSVGSISSASSSPPATERGVSHGLAGLEPSGAERERQGVNVELSGTSGERSSFGKAGVEPGFGLGERRQSFGKAGVTPPGGFRERRGSISSLSGKEELTDYHQRQKEERLREQEVERLERQRLETILSLCSELGKAERDGGAMTTSPASAVADLQKINQELEKLQVNDDDDDLTSVFSDSLTIETTGNGHITSPGSENGYYDDDLQVQQRYRSGHKDSRAESPAISLGGFAPSPSARAQRTKEALDDASCQQGQNVRPSEEEVRCVEEERIQVLNNMEELERKIKDLDNQIEESAQEVEVERALVEAEQESEVAALQQEKDALEALHSKIADLETKSQQEKEKDCETLETETKRFEDLEFQQLEKESRLDEEKETYTQQLLRDIADYQRSMVTRKERVLTLKKQAAQITQQAQREKESFLKERTNLELMLQREKENLASLEKKYADLTGGRAFTLREGTASLADVCQSLSDHCHDTTSAAFSPSVNLCTLSYLISSIFLKNVEGYVTVSEINELYSQLGGDPKLLPTLANASPESKANSSPEDDTPNLPVDELCYSSCPGVCHFSSSSSPSSNLKPRPLPKTPSVHWPENMVSYRYPSPIPDSPPPPLPVKKHHHRHRQHFRLLEERKRSDREFGSHVSDTLPRKKTAPIMTPQFTCATLGRSFPTKAHQPLVQSTSCGSILPRMFSLSNKETDSRRPHKGQSTPRASSQTNIYLDAFGYRDNQAFDTMSLDSTDSIETSISACSPDNISSASTSNVAKLEEMERLLREAQAEKNRLLEYKEQEMEMRKQALDEERRRREELEKKLQDETSRRQKLIDREVKLREKQRAQSRPLTRYLPVRKDDFDLRAHIESAGHNTDTCFHLSISEKTCRGYLIKMGGKIKTWKKRWFVFDRNRRTLSYYADKHEAKLKGVIYFQAIEEVYYDHLKNAHKSPNPSLTFSVKTHDRVYYMVAPSPEAMRIWMDVIVTGAEGYTQFMV
- the phldb2b gene encoding pleckstrin homology-like domain family B member 2 isoform X7; the encoded protein is MPEVAGPASVLKSEMMFQAESDHMSPVEPKSPPLDLIDTGKGLKVQTATPHLVSLGSGRLSVAITLLPLKEGVTRIGREDAPIPQDITIQGPGIEAEHCLIINEGGVVTLDPCGHLCSLDGVQVTVPTPLTQGYSLCLGKSYFFRFNHPAEASRMKSMIPQKSPVSALAYNTDYLKFSSDYSHSVVGGTSSARGMRSASELRELMDTLQRKKIALENSLRANGNANPSYFSVTESPPTTPITSPTTSSSAYQEQARRFYGKPAPGRRSDPSTRTSVGRSQDSFGDGRRLNIQGSSPLLSTWNGGGSSTSVAGSDSFLLSLPPSSSRIPSTGGTTSMPSSPRLGRRSFGIQETSQSSRTRKYSAGSLSGVMAAAQSRSLPRLCPSPSPRDNNGGLTLSTLPPRKTDTAGSYKFSKDYNINNSQGTSPELNHISSSARQQTSRTVSQNTTEVESVVSISLSSPKNMTSVSSTITPPDVTIPARAEGSSSPRVAKKLSLTSTSSVGSISSASSSPPATERGVSHGLAGLEPSGAERERQGVNVELSGTSGERSSFGKAGVEPGFGLGERRQSFGKAGVTPPGGFRERRGSISSLSGKEELTDYHQRQKEERLREQEVERLERQRLETILSLCSELGKAERDGGAMTTSPASAVADLQKINQELEKLQVNDDDDDLTSVFSDSLTIETTGNGHITSPGSENGYYDDDLQVQQRYRSGHKDSRAESPAISLGGFAPSPSARAQRTKEALDDASCQQGQNVRPSEEEVRCVEEERIQVLNNMEELERKIKDLDNQIEESAQEVEVERALVEAEQESEVAALQQEKDALEALHSKIADLETKSQQEKEKASELLQAERDRVERLAQIVCEQRSQLDSCPEATKEPLQEQLARDCETLETETKRFEDLEFQQLEKESRLDEEKETYTQQLLRDIADYQRSMVTRKERVLTLKKQAAQITQQAQREKESFLKERTNLELMLQREKENLASLEKKYADLTGGRAFTLREHFRLLEERKRSDREFGSHVSDTLPRKKTAPIMTPQFTCATLGRSFPTKAHQPLVQSTSCGSILPRMFSLSNKETDSRRPHKGQSTPRASSQTNIYLDAFGYRDNQAFDTMSLDSTDSIETSISACSPDNISSASTSNVAKLEEMERLLREAQAEKNRLLEYKEQEMEMRKQALDEERRRREELEKKLQDETSRRQKLIDREVKLREKQRAQSRPLTRYLPVRKDDFDLRAHIESAGHNTDTCFHLSISEKTCRGYLIKMGGKIKTWKKRWFVFDRNRRTLSYYADKHEAKLKGVIYFQAIEEVYYDHLKNAHKSPNPSLTFSVKTHDRVYYMVAPSPEAMRIWMDVIVTGAEGYTQFMV